In Microbacterium binotii, one DNA window encodes the following:
- a CDS encoding DUF167 domain-containing protein: MQFTVRVKPGSRRGPLVESDADGALTVHVRERAVDGAANAGVIAALAAHLGVRRADVTIRTGHGARIKRIEVAE; this comes from the coding sequence GTGCAGTTCACCGTCCGCGTCAAGCCCGGCAGCCGTCGCGGTCCCCTCGTCGAGTCGGATGCGGACGGCGCGCTGACCGTGCACGTGCGCGAGCGCGCGGTCGACGGCGCCGCCAACGCGGGGGTCATCGCAGCGCTGGCCGCGCACCTCGGCGTCCGCCGCGCGGACGTCACGATCCGCACGGGTCACGGCGCCCGCATCAAGCGCATCGAGGTCGCGGAGTGA
- a CDS encoding FKBP-type peptidyl-prolyl cis-trans isomerase: MTDNRTKPEFDAPAGPAPTELVIRDIIVGDGEEAKPGDNVTVHYAGVEYESGEEFDSSWGRGESIQFPLRGLIQGWQDGIPGMKVGGRRELVIPPHLAYGPAGGHFLGGKTLIFIIDLLKVG; this comes from the coding sequence ATGACTGACAACCGCACGAAGCCCGAGTTCGACGCTCCCGCAGGACCCGCTCCCACCGAGCTCGTCATCCGCGACATCATCGTCGGAGACGGCGAAGAGGCGAAGCCGGGCGACAACGTCACGGTGCACTACGCCGGCGTCGAGTACGAGTCCGGCGAAGAGTTCGACTCCTCCTGGGGACGTGGCGAGAGCATCCAGTTCCCGCTGCGCGGCCTCATCCAGGGCTGGCAGGACGGCATTCCGGGCATGAAGGTCGGCGGTCGCCGCGAGCTCGTGATCCCGCCGCACCTGGCGTACGGCCCCGCCGGCGGTCACTTCCTTGGGGGCAAGACGCTCATCTTCATCATCGACCTGCTGAAGGTCGGCTGA
- a CDS encoding NtaA/DmoA family FMN-dependent monooxygenase (This protein belongs to a clade of FMN-dependent monooxygenases, within a broader family of flavin-dependent oxidoreductases, the luciferase-like monooxygenase (LMM) family, some of whose members use coenzyme F420 rather than FMN.) yields the protein MTDLHFGVFEVYAPQVGGTYSWAHPLCDAADYLDPDRWVRMAKIMDRTGYDFLFFADGFGYPMQNGDISAACLSAAINFSGLDPSTIIPILARETETLGFVVTATTGMDHPLPLARRFSTLDHLTRGRIGWNVVTGASQNAVAELFGHPEMVAHDTRYEMAEEYVSLARSYWEQSWDDDALVADAASGVYIDPSRIHRTQFEGAHYRSRGYFGAPPSPQRTPVIFQAGTSPKGRALAASHAEGVFVQATTPEHTAAAVADIRRRAAEAGRDPDDIRIMAGLTAIVDETQAGAEQLWREFHGMQSDEVVAALYAGNTGIDLLTLDPDKTLAEVVAAGGIVGQMGTSNIERFLGRDGSPAPTVRQILDDLRGKGTRGFRIVGDADHVADRVDELADRTGLDGFLFEPVFGTRDVEAFGELVLPRLRERGRLAAPAGPTLRERMRERPGARLG from the coding sequence GTGACCGATCTCCACTTCGGCGTCTTCGAGGTCTACGCCCCGCAGGTCGGCGGTACCTACAGCTGGGCGCACCCGCTGTGCGACGCCGCGGACTACCTCGACCCCGACCGCTGGGTGCGCATGGCGAAGATCATGGACCGCACCGGGTACGACTTCCTCTTCTTCGCCGACGGCTTCGGCTATCCGATGCAGAACGGCGACATCAGTGCGGCCTGTCTGTCCGCGGCCATCAACTTCTCAGGTCTCGATCCGTCGACCATCATCCCGATCCTCGCCCGAGAGACGGAGACGCTGGGATTCGTCGTGACGGCCACGACGGGAATGGATCATCCCCTGCCGTTGGCGCGCCGTTTCAGCACCCTCGATCACCTCACGCGGGGGCGCATCGGCTGGAACGTGGTCACGGGTGCCTCGCAGAACGCCGTCGCCGAGCTCTTCGGACACCCGGAGATGGTGGCGCACGACACGCGATACGAGATGGCGGAGGAGTACGTGTCCCTCGCCCGCAGCTACTGGGAGCAGTCCTGGGACGACGACGCGCTCGTGGCGGATGCGGCCTCCGGCGTCTACATCGACCCGTCCCGCATCCATCGCACCCAGTTCGAGGGCGCCCACTACCGCTCGCGCGGCTACTTCGGTGCCCCGCCGTCGCCGCAGCGCACCCCCGTGATCTTCCAGGCCGGAACCTCTCCGAAGGGTCGCGCGCTCGCGGCCTCCCATGCCGAGGGCGTGTTCGTGCAGGCCACGACGCCCGAGCACACGGCGGCGGCCGTCGCCGACATCCGCCGCCGCGCCGCCGAGGCGGGACGCGATCCCGACGACATCCGCATCATGGCCGGGCTCACCGCGATCGTGGACGAGACGCAGGCCGGTGCCGAGCAGCTCTGGCGCGAGTTCCACGGCATGCAGTCGGACGAGGTCGTGGCGGCGCTGTACGCCGGCAACACCGGCATCGATCTGCTCACGCTCGATCCCGACAAGACCCTGGCGGAGGTCGTGGCCGCCGGCGGCATCGTCGGTCAGATGGGCACGAGCAACATCGAGCGCTTCCTCGGTCGCGACGGTTCGCCGGCGCCGACCGTTCGACAGATCCTCGACGACCTCCGCGGCAAGGGCACACGTGGGTTCCGGATCGTGGGGGATGCCGATCACGTCGCCGACCGCGTCGACGAGCTCGCTGATCGGACGGGGCTCGACGGCTTCCTCTTCGAGCCGGTCTTCGGAACGCGCGACGTCGAGGCGTTCGGGGAGCTGGTGCTGCCACGCCTTCGCGAGAGAGGCCGACTGGCCGCGCCTGCCGGCCCGACGCTGCGCGAGCGGATGCGGGAGCGCCCGGGAGCCCGTCTGGGGTGA
- a CDS encoding fumarylacetoacetate hydrolase family protein has translation MRFAHLRTAANPEPRLVVVDEDSAAFVDALFPHAPRTLEQLILGGDELLARVREAAAAPEVERFGFAGTEFASAVLAPPVILAVGLNYAAHSGELGLKTDQTPTVFVLWPNSLTGHEQTTSWPRSLSESVDYEAELGVIIGRPAKNVSPETALEHVWGYTVVNDVTARDIQFSEAQWSRCKSFDGFTPTGPFVVTADEVPDPQDLHIWTVVDGHTVQDASTGQMIRPVSALVSHLSQSVTLLPGTLISTGSPGGAGYSRDPQIFLRDRSTVTVGIDGIGALTTHCRILG, from the coding sequence ATGCGCTTCGCCCACCTCCGCACCGCTGCGAATCCGGAGCCGAGACTCGTCGTCGTCGACGAGGACTCCGCCGCCTTCGTCGACGCCCTCTTCCCCCACGCCCCGAGAACTCTCGAGCAGCTCATCCTCGGCGGAGACGAACTGCTGGCGCGGGTGCGGGAGGCCGCGGCAGCGCCCGAGGTCGAACGCTTCGGGTTCGCGGGCACCGAGTTCGCGTCAGCGGTTCTCGCGCCACCGGTCATCCTCGCGGTCGGCCTCAACTACGCCGCACACTCGGGCGAGCTGGGACTGAAGACCGACCAGACCCCGACGGTCTTCGTGCTGTGGCCGAATTCCCTCACGGGGCACGAGCAGACCACGAGCTGGCCGCGCAGCCTCAGCGAGTCCGTCGACTATGAGGCGGAGCTGGGTGTGATCATCGGCCGACCCGCGAAGAACGTCTCACCGGAGACCGCACTGGAGCACGTGTGGGGCTACACGGTCGTCAACGACGTCACGGCGCGCGACATCCAGTTCTCCGAGGCGCAGTGGTCGCGCTGCAAGTCGTTCGACGGGTTCACCCCGACCGGCCCGTTCGTGGTCACGGCCGACGAGGTGCCCGACCCTCAGGACCTCCACATCTGGACGGTCGTGGACGGCCACACGGTGCAGGATGCGTCGACGGGGCAGATGATCCGGCCGGTGTCCGCCCTGGTGTCCCACCTCTCCCAGTCGGTCACACTGCTGCCGGGCACGCTCATCTCCACGGGCAGCCCGGGCGGCGCCGGGTACTCCCGCGACCCGCAGATCTTCCTGCGCGATCGCTCGACGGTCACGGTCGGCATCGACGGCATCGGGGCGCTCACGACGCACTGCCGCATCCTCGGCTGA
- a CDS encoding PrsW family intramembrane metalloprotease produces the protein MTTPDGRPTLTPPAFDSALAQPVHAAPAPIAAPATSQPPVGAPVRRAWGLYIWVGALLVVLLVVLVGYFLEAIGPVASLLGAVLALLPLAGVLWALRIVDRWEPEPKGLVILALGWGAIAAVALALGVDLVLLLTFGRGDTQLALLLQSVVQAPIVEEIGKGLGVLLIFAAARRFFDGPVDGIVYGGLIGAGFAFTENIQYFASAFIEGGFTQASATFFVRGILSPFAHVMFTAVTGFALGLAARRGVRLGGALGPWLLGLVGAIALHALWNGSALLGDFFALYAVLQVPLFVIFVVAIVLLRREEARLTRARLGEYAAVGWFTPQEVDMLATAAGRRTALAWARTLTGNRVPIMRTFIADATALAAARQRAISGRDPRASAEESALLQRTVAARAALFAL, from the coding sequence ATGACGACCCCCGACGGCCGCCCGACTCTCACCCCGCCGGCCTTCGATTCCGCGCTGGCGCAGCCGGTGCACGCCGCTCCGGCGCCGATCGCGGCACCCGCGACGTCACAGCCGCCGGTCGGCGCACCGGTCCGCCGCGCGTGGGGGCTCTACATCTGGGTCGGTGCGCTGCTCGTCGTCCTGCTGGTGGTGCTGGTCGGCTACTTCCTGGAGGCGATCGGTCCGGTCGCCTCGCTTCTGGGGGCGGTCCTCGCGCTACTGCCGCTGGCGGGCGTGCTGTGGGCTCTGCGCATCGTGGACCGCTGGGAGCCGGAGCCGAAGGGGCTCGTCATCCTCGCGCTCGGCTGGGGAGCCATCGCCGCGGTGGCACTGGCCCTGGGTGTCGATCTCGTGCTGCTGCTGACGTTCGGTCGCGGCGACACGCAGCTCGCGCTCCTGCTGCAGTCGGTCGTGCAGGCGCCGATCGTCGAAGAGATCGGCAAGGGCCTCGGCGTGCTCCTGATCTTCGCCGCCGCCCGACGTTTCTTCGACGGGCCGGTGGACGGCATCGTGTACGGCGGGCTGATCGGTGCGGGATTCGCCTTCACCGAGAACATCCAGTACTTCGCGAGCGCCTTCATCGAGGGCGGGTTCACGCAGGCCTCCGCCACGTTCTTCGTGCGGGGCATCCTCTCGCCCTTCGCCCACGTCATGTTCACCGCGGTCACCGGTTTCGCGCTGGGCCTCGCCGCTCGCCGCGGCGTCCGACTCGGCGGCGCGCTCGGGCCCTGGCTCCTGGGGCTCGTCGGCGCCATCGCCCTGCACGCGCTGTGGAACGGCTCCGCCCTCCTGGGTGATTTCTTCGCCCTGTACGCCGTGCTCCAGGTTCCGCTCTTCGTGATCTTCGTCGTCGCCATCGTGCTCCTGCGGCGCGAGGAGGCGCGCCTGACGCGGGCACGACTGGGGGAGTACGCGGCCGTCGGCTGGTTCACTCCGCAGGAGGTCGACATGCTCGCGACCGCAGCCGGGCGCCGTACCGCTCTCGCCTGGGCGCGGACGCTCACCGGCAACCGCGTGCCGATCATGCGCACCTTCATCGCGGATGCGACCGCATTGGCGGCGGCACGACAGCGCGCGATCAGCGGACGAGACCCGCGCGCGAGCGCGGAAGAGAGCGCGCTGCTGCAGCGCACAGTCGCCGCCCGCGCCGCCCTGTTCGCGCTCTGA
- a CDS encoding aspartate ammonia-lyase, whose translation MPEHATTRTRTETDSLGSLEIPVDAYWGIHTARALENFDISKRPISVYPDLVVALAMVKQASARANREIGVLDAERASLIDRAAQEVISGRHHDQFVVGVIQGGAGTSTNMNANEVITNVALELAGREKGDYAFLSPIDHTNRSQSTNDVYPTAIKVGLSLTLQSLLVELDLLRQAFLDKAREFHDVLKVGRTQLQDAVPMTLGQEFHGFATTLGEDLHRLRENAWLLHEVNMGATAIGTGITTHPDYAPAVLRHLREVTGLDLATADDLVESTSDTGSFMSFSSSLKRNAIKLSKICNDLRLLSSGPQAGLGEINLPARQAGSSIMPGKVNPVIPEVVNQVAFAVVGADMTVTMAVEGGQLQLNAFEPVIAHSIFQSITWMRQAMWTLRVNCVEGITANHDRLGAMVGSSVGAITALTPFIGYAAAAALAKTALLTGRNVADLVVEAGLMPRDEVLKQLSPARLSGLEAITAAIPIIDTSLTPTQD comes from the coding sequence ATGCCAGAGCACGCAACGACGCGTACCCGTACCGAGACCGACTCCCTCGGGAGCCTCGAGATCCCCGTGGATGCCTACTGGGGCATCCACACGGCACGGGCCCTCGAGAACTTCGACATCTCCAAGCGCCCGATCTCCGTCTACCCCGACCTCGTGGTGGCGCTCGCGATGGTCAAGCAGGCCTCCGCGCGGGCGAACCGGGAGATCGGCGTGCTCGATGCGGAACGCGCGTCGCTCATCGACCGCGCCGCTCAGGAGGTCATCTCGGGGCGCCATCACGACCAGTTCGTGGTCGGCGTCATCCAGGGCGGCGCCGGAACCTCGACCAACATGAACGCCAACGAGGTCATCACCAACGTGGCGCTCGAGCTCGCCGGTCGCGAGAAGGGCGACTACGCGTTCCTCTCGCCGATCGATCACACCAACCGCAGCCAGTCGACGAACGACGTGTACCCGACCGCGATCAAGGTCGGCCTCTCGCTCACCCTGCAGAGCCTCCTGGTCGAGCTCGACCTGCTGCGCCAGGCGTTCCTCGACAAGGCGCGCGAGTTCCACGACGTGCTCAAGGTCGGCAGGACGCAGCTGCAGGATGCGGTGCCGATGACGCTCGGGCAGGAATTCCACGGCTTCGCCACGACTCTGGGGGAGGACCTGCACCGGTTGCGGGAGAACGCCTGGCTGCTGCACGAGGTCAACATGGGTGCGACGGCCATCGGCACGGGCATCACGACGCATCCGGACTACGCACCCGCGGTGCTTCGCCACCTGCGCGAGGTCACCGGACTGGATCTTGCAACGGCCGACGACCTCGTCGAGTCCACGAGCGACACGGGCTCGTTCATGTCCTTCTCGTCCTCGCTCAAGCGCAACGCGATCAAACTCTCCAAGATCTGCAACGATCTGCGGCTGCTCTCCAGCGGTCCGCAGGCGGGCCTGGGCGAGATCAACCTGCCCGCACGGCAAGCGGGCTCCAGCATCATGCCCGGCAAGGTGAACCCCGTCATCCCCGAGGTCGTGAACCAGGTGGCGTTCGCCGTCGTCGGCGCGGACATGACGGTCACGATGGCGGTCGAGGGCGGCCAGCTGCAATTGAACGCCTTCGAGCCGGTGATCGCGCACTCGATCTTCCAGTCGATCACCTGGATGCGGCAGGCCATGTGGACGCTGCGGGTGAACTGCGTCGAGGGCATCACCGCCAATCACGACCGCCTGGGCGCCATGGTCGGCTCCTCGGTGGGGGCGATCACCGCTCTGACGCCCTTCATCGGCTACGCGGCCGCCGCGGCGCTCGCGAAGACGGCGCTGCTCACCGGCCGCAACGTCGCCGATCTCGTGGTCGAGGCCGGCCTCATGCCGCGCGACGAGGTGCTCAAGCAGCTTTCGCCCGCGCGACTGTCGGGGCTCGAGGCCATCACGGCGGCCATCCCGATCATCGATACGAGCCTCACTCCGACCCAGGACTGA
- a CDS encoding DMT family transporter — protein sequence MLPVARSAAPPRQAVIAVQFVLTGIIWGSSFLFMKVALGGLSPAQVAWSRLVLGAVTLGIFVAIRRESLPRRLVVWAHMFVLALSFCVVPFLLFSWAQQHVTSGLASIYNATTPIMTAVMAWAVFRVEKLRIVQIAGILIGILGVMVIIAPWQGLAPDQSLIAQFAILGATACYGFSLAYMRRFTSDSGMSPLVFSFLNIGIAAVIMLALTPLIALTPVRLDAPIVICLVLLGCLGTGVAYIWNQNVLRAWGPTRASTVTYITPVVGVVLGAIVLGETVSWNEPAGALVVFLGILLAQDRLRRRART from the coding sequence GTGCTCCCCGTCGCGCGCTCCGCCGCCCCGCCCCGCCAGGCGGTCATCGCCGTGCAGTTCGTGCTCACCGGCATCATCTGGGGCTCCAGTTTCCTGTTCATGAAGGTCGCGCTCGGCGGGCTCTCCCCCGCCCAGGTCGCGTGGTCGCGGCTCGTGCTCGGGGCGGTGACGCTGGGGATCTTCGTGGCCATCCGACGGGAGAGTCTTCCGAGACGGCTCGTGGTGTGGGCGCACATGTTCGTGCTGGCGCTCTCGTTCTGCGTCGTTCCGTTCCTGCTGTTCTCCTGGGCGCAGCAGCACGTCACCTCGGGGCTGGCGAGCATCTACAACGCCACAACCCCGATCATGACCGCGGTGATGGCGTGGGCCGTGTTCCGCGTCGAGAAGCTGCGCATCGTCCAGATCGCGGGGATCCTCATCGGCATCCTCGGGGTGATGGTCATCATCGCGCCCTGGCAGGGCCTCGCCCCCGATCAGAGCCTCATCGCCCAGTTCGCCATCCTCGGCGCCACGGCCTGCTACGGCTTCAGCCTCGCCTACATGCGCCGCTTCACGTCCGACAGCGGCATGAGCCCTCTGGTCTTCTCGTTCCTGAACATCGGGATCGCGGCCGTGATCATGCTCGCTCTGACGCCGCTGATCGCGCTGACGCCGGTACGACTGGATGCGCCGATCGTCATCTGCCTCGTGCTCCTCGGCTGCCTCGGCACCGGTGTCGCCTACATCTGGAACCAGAACGTCCTCCGCGCCTGGGGTCCGACACGCGCCTCGACCGTCACCTACATCACGCCCGTCGTGGGCGTCGTCCTCGGCGCCATCGTGCTCGGCGAGACGGTGTCGTGGAACGAGCCCGCCGGCGCCCTCGTCGTCTTCCTGGGCATCCTCCTCGCGCAGGACCGACTGCGGCGCCGAGCCCGGACATGA
- the add gene encoding adenosine deaminase, translating into MADSALRDLAALPKGHLHVHLEAAMRPATLAELAEEMSVEIPPVSGFSGFTAFADMYQGLLAVLAHPENLVRLIDEAVADAASDGAVYVEFGVSPQFYLETFGTVEAALDAHLDAVRIAGERHGVEVGLMVTVDRTEPLDEAIALANAAAARADRGVVSLGLANEERGYPAADFAPAFDIARAAGLQSAPHAGELVGPESVWQAIDDLGASRVLHGVRAIEDPALVAELARRGICLDTCPTSNLLLDVVDDLARHPLPQLLDAGVRCSINADDPILFGPGILDEYVVAREQIGLTDRQLAACAWSSIETTLAGDALKARAKADIEAWLGEAL; encoded by the coding sequence ATGGCCGACTCGGCCCTTCGCGATCTCGCCGCCCTCCCCAAGGGGCATCTCCACGTCCATCTCGAGGCGGCCATGAGGCCCGCGACGCTCGCCGAGCTCGCCGAGGAGATGTCGGTCGAGATCCCGCCGGTGTCCGGCTTCTCCGGCTTCACGGCGTTCGCGGACATGTACCAGGGGCTGCTCGCGGTCCTTGCGCACCCGGAGAATCTCGTGCGGTTGATCGACGAGGCCGTGGCGGATGCGGCATCCGACGGCGCGGTCTACGTCGAGTTCGGCGTGAGTCCCCAGTTCTATCTCGAGACCTTCGGGACCGTGGAAGCGGCGCTGGACGCACACCTCGACGCCGTTCGCATCGCGGGCGAGCGTCACGGCGTCGAGGTGGGGCTCATGGTCACGGTCGATCGCACCGAGCCCCTCGACGAGGCGATCGCGCTCGCGAACGCGGCAGCGGCACGCGCCGATCGCGGTGTCGTGTCCCTCGGGCTCGCGAACGAGGAGCGGGGCTATCCCGCCGCCGACTTCGCTCCCGCGTTCGACATCGCCCGTGCCGCAGGTCTCCAGTCCGCCCCCCACGCGGGCGAGCTGGTGGGCCCGGAGTCGGTGTGGCAGGCCATCGACGACCTGGGCGCCTCGCGGGTGCTGCACGGAGTGCGGGCGATCGAGGATCCGGCGCTCGTGGCCGAGCTGGCACGGCGCGGGATCTGCCTCGACACCTGCCCCACCTCCAATCTGCTGCTGGATGTCGTCGACGACCTCGCCCGCCACCCGCTGCCGCAGCTGCTGGATGCCGGAGTGCGGTGCTCCATCAACGCGGACGATCCGATCCTGTTCGGTCCCGGGATCCTCGACGAGTACGTCGTCGCACGCGAGCAGATCGGCCTGACGGACCGGCAGCTCGCCGCGTGCGCGTGGAGCTCGATCGAGACCACGCTGGCGGGCGACGCTCTCAAGGCCCGCGCGAAGGCCGACATCGAGGCATGGCTGGGGGAGGCGCTGTGA
- the rpsO gene encoding 30S ribosomal protein S15 — translation MALENDVKKAIIEEYATHPGDTGSPEVQVAMLTQRIKDLTEHLKEHKHDHHSRRGLFLMVGQRRRLLGYLQDIDINRYRSLIERLGLRR, via the coding sequence ATGGCACTCGAGAACGACGTCAAGAAGGCGATCATCGAAGAGTACGCGACGCACCCCGGTGACACCGGATCCCCCGAGGTGCAGGTCGCGATGCTGACGCAGCGCATCAAGGACCTCACCGAGCACCTCAAGGAGCACAAGCACGACCACCACTCGCGTCGTGGTCTGTTCCTCATGGTCGGTCAGCGCCGTCGCCTGCTGGGCTACCTGCAGGACATCGACATCAACCGCTACCGTTCGCTCATCGAGCGTCTCGGTCTGCGCCGCTGA
- a CDS encoding YceI family protein, whose protein sequence is MTDTNVIEIPGYKAGTWTLDASHSEVTFAVRHMMISKVRGTFGVKSATIIAPENPLEAKVEATVDVASIDTKDEGRDGHLRSADFFDVENYPTMTFVSTGVRYEKGDFLVDGDLTIKDVTKPVTFELEFGGFGTDPWGNYKAGATAKTVINREEFGLTWNAALETGGVLVGKDVTIELDLQGTVAA, encoded by the coding sequence ATGACCGACACGAACGTAATCGAGATCCCCGGATACAAGGCCGGCACCTGGACGCTGGACGCCTCACACAGCGAGGTCACCTTCGCGGTGCGTCACATGATGATCTCGAAGGTGCGCGGCACCTTCGGTGTGAAGAGCGCCACGATCATCGCTCCGGAGAACCCGCTCGAGGCGAAGGTCGAGGCCACGGTGGACGTGGCCTCCATCGACACCAAGGACGAGGGCCGCGACGGCCACCTGCGTTCGGCCGACTTCTTCGACGTCGAGAACTACCCCACGATGACCTTCGTCTCGACGGGCGTGCGTTACGAGAAGGGCGACTTCCTGGTGGACGGCGACCTGACCATCAAGGACGTCACCAAGCCCGTCACGTTCGAGCTCGAGTTCGGCGGCTTCGGCACCGACCCGTGGGGCAACTACAAGGCCGGCGCCACGGCCAAGACCGTCATCAACCGCGAGGAGTTCGGCCTCACCTGGAACGCCGCGCTCGAGACCGGCGGCGTGCTCGTCGGCAAGGACGTCACGATCGAGCTCGACCTGCAGGGCACGGTCGCGGCCTGA
- a CDS encoding DUF4190 domain-containing protein, with protein sequence MTDPTGSPENTPPVPPAYPAAPPAYPTAPPAYETAPPAAGQVPGPPTPGAPVPGKTLGIVALIVAFFAQLIGLILGIVALVQSRKAGVRNLPAVWAIIVSSVLMVIGIIVGIILIVSFVSVFDQAMRYCLENPNGSYQINGVTQSCTSR encoded by the coding sequence ATGACCGACCCGACCGGATCGCCCGAGAACACCCCGCCGGTCCCGCCGGCTTATCCCGCTGCGCCCCCGGCCTATCCGACGGCGCCCCCGGCCTACGAGACGGCGCCGCCGGCTGCCGGCCAGGTTCCCGGTCCGCCGACCCCCGGCGCACCGGTGCCGGGCAAGACGCTCGGCATCGTGGCGCTCATCGTGGCGTTCTTCGCGCAGCTGATCGGCCTCATCCTCGGCATCGTCGCGCTGGTGCAGAGCCGCAAAGCCGGCGTGCGCAACCTACCCGCGGTGTGGGCCATCATCGTCAGCTCCGTGCTCATGGTGATCGGGATCATCGTGGGGATCATCCTCATCGTGAGCTTCGTGAGCGTCTTCGACCAGGCGATGAGGTACTGCCTGGAGAATCCCAACGGCTCCTACCAGATCAACGGGGTGACGCAGTCCTGCACCTCCCGCTGA
- a CDS encoding MFS transporter has translation MWIGSTLAGLGGQLTIVAVMLHVYALTGSDFAVAMVAVAGLVPMVLAGLYGGMLADAFDRRMVALVAACITFASTALLAALAWSGDETVWWLYALSIVNSAANSVVMATKSAITPRLLPRELLPAAAALNGVTVGIMVMAGPALAGVLVATAGYAWTYSIDVVLMTSLFLGLWTLPRLRPEGAIVRPGLDSLRDGWAFLRRARNIRMQYLLDIIAMTFGQPLALFPGIGAVLLGGGPVTTGILTAAVAAGAFLSSLFSGPIGRVRRHGVGIERSIQVYGGAIAAFGLVLVAASLGWFAGGDVNVVLIAAACAVLAVSGAADNISAIFRSTMMQSAVPDAMRGRLQGIFVVVVAGGPRVGALYAGSLATLTTLWFPPLLGGIVIVALVGVLVRLSPGFRAYDALHPVP, from the coding sequence ATGTGGATCGGCTCCACGCTCGCCGGTCTCGGCGGGCAACTGACGATCGTCGCGGTCATGCTGCACGTCTACGCCCTCACCGGCTCCGACTTCGCCGTGGCGATGGTCGCGGTGGCGGGTCTGGTTCCGATGGTCCTCGCCGGGCTGTACGGAGGGATGCTCGCCGACGCGTTCGATCGGCGCATGGTCGCCCTGGTCGCGGCCTGCATCACCTTCGCGTCCACGGCGCTGCTCGCGGCTCTGGCCTGGTCCGGCGACGAGACCGTCTGGTGGCTCTACGCGCTGAGCATCGTCAACTCCGCCGCGAACTCGGTCGTGATGGCGACCAAGTCCGCGATCACGCCGCGGCTGCTGCCGCGTGAGCTGCTGCCTGCGGCGGCCGCCCTCAACGGCGTCACCGTCGGCATCATGGTGATGGCCGGTCCTGCTCTCGCGGGCGTGCTGGTCGCCACCGCCGGCTACGCATGGACCTACTCGATCGACGTCGTGCTCATGACCTCGCTGTTCCTGGGCCTGTGGACCCTGCCGAGGCTCCGCCCGGAGGGCGCGATCGTCAGGCCCGGTCTCGACTCGCTGCGCGACGGCTGGGCATTCCTGCGCCGCGCACGCAACATCCGGATGCAGTACCTCCTGGACATCATCGCGATGACGTTCGGGCAGCCTCTCGCCCTCTTCCCCGGCATCGGCGCCGTGCTGCTGGGAGGCGGACCGGTCACGACCGGCATCCTCACCGCGGCGGTCGCGGCGGGCGCGTTCCTGTCGAGTCTGTTCTCGGGCCCGATCGGCCGCGTGCGCCGCCATGGAGTGGGCATCGAGCGCTCCATCCAGGTCTACGGCGGCGCGATCGCCGCATTCGGACTCGTGCTGGTCGCTGCGAGCCTCGGGTGGTTCGCGGGCGGGGACGTCAACGTCGTCCTGATCGCCGCCGCCTGCGCGGTGCTCGCCGTCTCGGGCGCGGCCGACAACATCAGCGCGATCTTCCGGTCGACCATGATGCAGTCCGCTGTGCCCGACGCGATGCGCGGGCGCCTGCAGGGGATCTTCGTGGTGGTCGTGGCGGGCGGCCCCCGCGTCGGAGCGCTCTACGCCGGTAGCCTCGCGACCCTCACGACGCTGTGGTTCCCGCCTCTGCTGGGCGGCATCGTCATCGTCGCGCTGGTCGGGGTGCTGGTGCGTCTCAGCCCCGGCTTCCGCGCGTACGACGCCCTCCACCCGGTGCCCTGA